The Candidatus Woesearchaeota archaeon genome contains the following window.
CATCGAATGTAACTGTGTGAATATCCAGGACAAAGAAATTATTCGCGAAGGGAAAAAATACAAAGTCCAATCAGGAGAGGTAAATGTCTATTGCAAGTCAATATTAGAATCTGACTACACGGGTGCATGGAAAAAAAATTGGCTCATGAAAAACCTCCAAGAGATCTACTGGAGGAGGATGGTCCACAGAACCTTCCAAGAGCACCGTCTCCGTGTCATGGAAGATGCTGATAATTTAAAGGAAACCGTTAAACAATTCTTTAACCTTACACTCTGGGAGGAAAGACCCAAAGCATTTTTCCCACCAAAAGCAATTACGAGACTAGGAGATACAGCACGAGAATAAAAAAAGATCTTGGGTATTTTATCTTTTAAAGATTTCACAAAACTTATTTTCAATGAATTTTATTTTTTCTTGTTTTAAATTTCCAACTTTATAATCAATTCGTGAATGATGAATAGTAAACAAGGTTGTTGGCCTGATAAAACTATCATGCTTCAATGCTCCTTTTTGAAAATCGTCTTTGGTTATTGATATTATATCCGGATCTGGTCTTTTTTTACTTGTTATCTGGCATAGGATTAGATTTTCATCAGTAGTGTTAGCTACCACTAAAGCAGGTCTTTTCTTTGATTCATCCGTATCTGAAAATGGAAATTGAAATACTACAATATCGCCTTTTACAAATCCTTCCATGCTTCATCTTCTTCTTTTGTGTTCCATTCTTTAGCTAAAACTTCCTCGGAAACCAATGCAGGAAATAATTTTTCGCTTACTTGTTCCATAGGTCTCAATTCAACATGATCCGAATATACTAAAATGCCTATTTTTGAGCCTTCTTTAAATCCCTTCATAGCTCTAGCTATGTGGGGTATGCAAATCTGACCTTTACTTGTTACCGTTACTGTTTTTATTTCTTTGATTTGATTTGCTAACATGTTCCACCTTATAAGTAAGATAAGTAAGAAGTTAGATATAAATGTTTCGCTTTATTTCGAAAGCTACTTCCGAGCGGTTGATACACAAACATAAGAGATGTTCGTTAATTTTCTCATTCCCATATGAATATTAGCTGAAGCAAAGAGATTTTTGAGACTATGAAGCGTAAATCGCTCGGATATTAAACCCTCTGTGGTATAAACGCAATTTTCATCTTCTTTAGTAACATTAAACCCCAGATTATTATAGAATTGTTCTTGGATTTCTTTTGCATGTTCAGAATAAACGCTAATAATTATTTTACCATTTTTCTTAAACTTATTTCTTTTCAAATACGATTCGCTTGACACGCTCGGTAATATACGTATCGTGGAGCAGGTGTTTTACCAAATCACTGGCTTTTTTGTATTTTCGTTGTACATGAGCATAGATTCTATTTCCTCGCACAAACGTTACTGCATGTCGCTGCTTAAATGCTGTAACATTCTGCTGTTGGCTGAGTGGAGGGCCTTGCTTTTCATAGTATTTTGACAGCGTTTTCTTCGGAATAATGTACCAGAAAGAAGCATTTTTTCCTTTATCCCTTGTTTTATCCCATTTCCATCCTTCATTGATAAGTTTAAAATCATGTGCAAGTATATTTTTTTTCAGATATTCGTGTGCTTTCAGCAGTTTACTGCCAACGATATCTTTCTTTCCATCTTTAGGAACAACCTTTAAGAGGATGAGTTCGTTCTTTCCTGTCAATCCGCGAATTTCGTCCAAGGTTGTTTCTTTCTTAACAAAAAAAACCTCTGAAGGATTAGTGAGAAATGCTGTTGCTGCTTCGATAAATGCCTCAAACTTTTCAATGCTCAGTGCTGCAGACGCATTCCGTTCTGGCTGTAACGGGTCGACGACAATTAAAGGGCTTTCGGTCTTGGCTCGATTGAGTTGTTCCAAGGCATGACCATTATAGACATTGTTATAATCAACAACTATTTTTGCTTTCCAGTGTTGTGCAGCTTTGAGGAGAGGAAGAAATCCACCATAAACAATGGTAAGAATATCTAAAACATGACCTGAAAATCCTTTAATATACGACTCTGCACCATACACCTCCTGAGCTTTGCAAAAAGCCTTGACCAGCCGAATTTCCTGCTGCAATCGTAGATTTTCTTTGCAACGCTCCTTAACCCAAGAAACATGCATGGGGCTTACATCGGTTACATTCTTTGCCTTTGAAGGTGTAGAAATAGCTAATACCGGAATAACCTCATACATCAGCATACCTTCACGGATCTGAAAGTAATCCCGAGACCCTGGAACTTTCAGGGGTTTAAACGAGCGTAAGACATTCCCCAAGACTAAAGAAATAATTTGATGTTCATATCGTTCATAGTCGAATAACACAAAAATATCAATATCAAAGTCATCCTTCAAATAAGTACCTTTAGCAATAGAACCACCCGCAACTGCTGTTGCTTGGATACGATAGTTTTTGAGTGCAGTATTTAATCGCTGGAGGAAATCATCTACACGACGACGCAATGCTTTTTCATCCGGTTGTACTGCTTTACTGACCTTATTCAGGATTGCCTCTATCTTTTCCATGAGCTGGCTTGAGGACTTTATCATATATAAATGTTCTTCTCAACAAAAGAACAACATCTTTAAATAGGGCGAATCTCACCCAATAATGGTAAACAGGTGGAATCATGAGTTATGATGTGATGGGAATCGGAAACCCGCTTATTGATCTTCTTATTCAGGTAGAAGACAATGTTCTTGTAGAACTTAACCTCACCAAAGGGCAAGGTCATCTTGTTTCTGAAGAACAGCTAAAGCTCATTGAAGACAAAATCAAACATCTGTCTATTATCAAAGCGCCTGGTGATTCCAGTGCAAATACACTTGCAGGAGTTGCTAATCTGGGAGGGACTGCTATCTTTGTTGGTAAAGTCGGCTTAGATCCTGAAGGCACCTACTATGAAATGTCATTAATCAATCACAACGTCATTGCAAAGTTACGTAAAGTCGAGGGAATTACCGGAAAGGCATTAACCTTTATTACCCCTGGAGGGGAACGCACATTTGTCGTCCATCTCGGGGTTGCTGATAAACTTCATCGTGATGAATTGCTTGAGGAAGACATAGCCAAAAGCAAAATCTTACATCTAACCGGCTATCAACTTGAAGCACCAACACTGAAAGAGACAGCACTCCACGCAATGCAGATTGCGAAAGCCCATCATAAAAAGATCTCAATAGACCTTGCTGATCCTGCACTTATCGCAAGAAATAAAGAAGAACTTAAAAAGATTGTCCAAGAATATGCATCTATTATTTTTGTCAATGAGACAGAAGCCAAAGCATTTACGGGAAAAGACCCTGAAGAAGCCCTCAATGAATTAGCGCGAGTAGCAGACATCGCAATAGTTAAGCTCGGTGAACGAGGCTCGCTAATAAAACAAGGAAATACGTTTATCAAAATTAATGTGTTTCCAATAAACTGTGTCGATACAACAGGAGCAGGTGATATGTACGCAGCCGGTGTTCTTTATGGCATAACGCATGGTCTTGATCTTGAGCTCAGTGGTAATATCGGATCGCTTGCTGCTGCCCATGTTGTTGCCCAAGTAGGTGCTCGATTACCCTATTCTCTTCGAGATAAAATTCTTCAGTATATTCAAAAAATAGAAGTCAAGGAGGATGGAAGGAATGGATAACGGGAAGCATTATGAAGTCAAGGATATGAGCCTTGCACAGCAGGGAGCATTACAGATCGAATTTGCAGAGCATTCTATGGGTTCTTTACTAAAAGTCCGTGAGCGATTTCAAAAAGAAAAAACATTGAGAGGTATCCATGTTGGCATGGCCTTACATGTCACCAAAGAAACTGCAGTACTCGTAAGAACGCTTATTGCTGGTGGAGCAACCGTTGCCATTACCGGTTGTAATCCATTATCAACCCAAGATGATGTGGCTGCAGCACTAGCACAGGAAGGGGTTCATGTTTGGGCGTATAAGGGCGAGACACATGAAGATTACTATCGGTATCTGAATAATGTTATTGCCACTAAGCCGCAGATTACCATTGACGATGGGTGTGACCTTGTCTCAGAGATTCACAAAAAGCATTCTGCACTTATTCCAAAGATCATTGGAGGATGTGAAGAAACAACAACAGGAATTATACGGTTAAAAGCTATGGAAAAAGACGGAGCGTTAAAATATCCCATGATAGCAGTTAATGACAACAAGACAAAACATCTGCTTGATAATTACTATGGTACTGGTCAATCAACGATTGATGGGATTTTACGCGCAACAAATATTCTCTTTGCAGGAAAAGCTGTTGTTATAGCTGGGTATGGAAGCTGTGGGAAAGGAGTAG
Protein-coding sequences here:
- a CDS encoding type II toxin-antitoxin system PemK/MazF family toxin, translating into MEGFVKGDIVVFQFPFSDTDESKKRPALVVANTTDENLILCQITSKKRPDPDIISITKDDFQKGALKHDSFIRPTTLFTIHHSRIDYKVGNLKQEKIKFIENKFCEIFKR
- a CDS encoding AbrB/MazE/SpoVT family DNA-binding domain-containing protein is translated as MLANQIKEIKTVTVTSKGQICIPHIARAMKGFKEGSKIGILVYSDHVELRPMEQVSEKLFPALVSEEVLAKEWNTKEEDEAWKDL
- a CDS encoding nucleotidyltransferase domain-containing protein; translation: MEKIEAILNKVSKAVQPDEKALRRRVDDFLQRLNTALKNYRIQATAVAGGSIAKGTYLKDDFDIDIFVLFDYERYEHQIISLVLGNVLRSFKPLKVPGSRDYFQIREGMLMYEVIPVLAISTPSKAKNVTDVSPMHVSWVKERCKENLRLQQEIRLVKAFCKAQEVYGAESYIKGFSGHVLDILTIVYGGFLPLLKAAQHWKAKIVVDYNNVYNGHALEQLNRAKTESPLIVVDPLQPERNASAALSIEKFEAFIEAATAFLTNPSEVFFVKKETTLDEIRGLTGKNELILLKVVPKDGKKDIVGSKLLKAHEYLKKNILAHDFKLINEGWKWDKTRDKGKNASFWYIIPKKTLSKYYEKQGPPLSQQQNVTAFKQRHAVTFVRGNRIYAHVQRKYKKASDLVKHLLHDTYITERVKRIVFEKK
- a CDS encoding adenosine kinase, giving the protein MSYDVMGIGNPLIDLLIQVEDNVLVELNLTKGQGHLVSEEQLKLIEDKIKHLSIIKAPGDSSANTLAGVANLGGTAIFVGKVGLDPEGTYYEMSLINHNVIAKLRKVEGITGKALTFITPGGERTFVVHLGVADKLHRDELLEEDIAKSKILHLTGYQLEAPTLKETALHAMQIAKAHHKKISIDLADPALIARNKEELKKIVQEYASIIFVNETEAKAFTGKDPEEALNELARVADIAIVKLGERGSLIKQGNTFIKINVFPINCVDTTGAGDMYAAGVLYGITHGLDLELSGNIGSLAAAHVVAQVGARLPYSLRDKILQYIQKIEVKEDGRNG
- a CDS encoding adenosylhomocysteinase — protein: MDNGKHYEVKDMSLAQQGALQIEFAEHSMGSLLKVRERFQKEKTLRGIHVGMALHVTKETAVLVRTLIAGGATVAITGCNPLSTQDDVAAALAQEGVHVWAYKGETHEDYYRYLNNVIATKPQITIDDGCDLVSEIHKKHSALIPKIIGGCEETTTGIIRLKAMEKDGALKYPMIAVNDNKTKHLLDNYYGTGQSTIDGILRATNILFAGKAVVIAGYGSCGKGVALRAKGFGSNIIITEIEPFRALQAKLDGFQVMPMTQAAPLGDVFITVTGNKHVIRIEHMKTMKDGAILANAGHFDLEIDVKGLKAAATSERKVRPSLDEYVINRKKIFVCAEGRLVNLAAAEGHPSEVMATSFCGQALAVEYCVKNKGKLANNVITLPGEIDMHIAKLQLSALGVSFDILTPEQKEYLESWEEGT